From Ficedula albicollis isolate OC2 chromosome 7, FicAlb1.5, whole genome shotgun sequence:
AGATTTTCTGTAGAGAATTAGAAACATTATCCTCACCTCTGTGGATTCAGTAGTTATGTTTTCTGGCTCACCAGATGCTTTCTCCATGGGAAGGAGAAGCCCAAACTCACGAGAGAAACTCCCTGCTGAGATGTTCAGTGATGACAAGCTCAGGTTTCTCTTAGGCTGTGGCATGTGAGGGAGGCTTTTCCCAAATCCTCATGGGCAGGCTGTGgctctgtcactgctggtgGAATCCCTTGCTGGCCATGGTTGGAGTTTTGGTGgccccacagctgagctgcatcACCAgtgcacagctgcaggcagcccagTTTTGATGGCACACAACCAGCTTCTAACTGGGAAAAGAATCTGGGGTGAACCCAGGGGGAAAGGTAGGAGAGCTTTTCATAATGGCTTCAGATGAATATTTAGGCAGAAATTTACCATAATCCCATAATGAATTTGCACTTCCTAGAATCTGGACTTCAAAGGCCCAGCCTGGAAAGCAATTCAGttttcttcccagctcctccttaCAGACAGAGCCGCAATTAAACTGAACCAGATTGCCCCAGATTATTGGTGAGGGGAtaggagctgctcctgagttTAGGACAGCAAATTAAATctgagctgccagtgctggggccaCTGGCTGATAAATGGAAGCTAACAGAGTGACAGTGGCAGCATCTGAAAGGGGTGGCCCATTTCCAGCCTCAGAGGAGAGGAGATAAGCACTGATGGAGCATTTCTCATCTGCCTGACGGGACGTGTCCAAATCCGAGCCCAGGAGGAGAAACGCTGTGGTTAGTGTGTAAGGCACTGGTCTTAGCaaactgtgctgctctcagcatgTGTTCTGTAGCTAAGGCTCAGCCTGCCTTTGGGCCATGTAAGTTTTAAATGGATGCTAACTCCAGTGAAGCACAGGAGCTGAATCAGGGCCTGGAGCAATcctgagcacaggcagtgaGATGAGCTCCATATGCCAGCAGATGGACATTAGTGTTCCAGCATCACCCATGTTATGAAATTATCTCTCAGGTTTGCTCCcataaaaacaaaggaaatgcaGCAATGAGCCAGGCCCTCAGTGTAAGTTATTCTTTCAATCTACTTCtccaaatttctgttttcttcagttgCTGTGTGCATTGTATTGAGGTCTGAGGACACGCCATGTGTCACTCCTCAAAGCTCTTTGCTTTAAAACACTGTCATCCCTTTTGTCTGTAGCAGTTGGTCAGAACTGTGAGCTtctgaaaaattgtttcaacacagaagcagctgaaatgtCAAGAGATGGGTCCTTGTTTTTGGAAGAAAGCTCGTTCTCTCTCCTACCATCCCAGTTACACACATTTAGAAGAAGATATTCACTTTCTCTGTCCTTATCAACATTTTAATTGTGCTCCTCTTCTCAAGAAACCCCTGCTTTGATCCATTCTTGAGCAACTTGAGCATTTTTGGGGAAAATCTTCCACCATGGTCTGACCCCTGCTCAGCCACGTGGGTTTTGTGTGGCACGTGAGTGCTGGGGCCATCAGTCCTTCTGTTCACCATGAAATGTGCTGCTTGTGGTCTCATAACAATTCAACCCAGTCAACATCCTTTAATTCAGCTTGAGCCAGTCATGgggaagaaattactttttatttttagctcagGTAAACACCAGAGGAGCCCAAATGagggagcaaagggaaaagcatCAGACTCTCTTAAGATTTTGTCCTATAAAGCCCTCTACAGCCTTCTCCTCACATATGGGCTCAAGGTTTTAGATATTCCACTGTTGTGTTGAGCTGGCACCAAAATTCTCTACCTAAATATGACTTTTGGATGTATTAAAGCTCTAAGCAGAAATCAGCCTCATATTTGCAATTGAGATAACTCTGTCCTGCATTCTTCTCTGCTTTAGAGCTTGTGGCTCAGGCATCAAACCTCGAGAACATAAAGTTTACCTGGCACAAGGAGACAGCTAATGAATATGAAAGTCGAATGAATGCAGAAAAGAAGACTAAAAAATGGGACTTCGTTCACATGATCCAGGTAAGAGTCTCTGCAAAGTAAATGTTATCAGACTCAGCTGTTAAAAGTATGCATGAAGTATGTGACCTCATTATCCACTTGTAGGGGAAGAAAGGTGAGTTTACTTCCCAGTAATTTGAAGTGCTTTAGCATAAATGaactgcaaaaatgaaaaggagCTTTGAGCACAGTAGTCCTATTAACCAGGCTGTGGGTGGCAGTCAACTACGAATGCATTTTAGCTAGTGTCTTCAAAAGCTCATTGTCCTCTCCATGAAATTGCCTTTGTATTTCCAAGTTCACTGGAACCTTCACTGAAGAAAGGCAAACCTCTTTATCTCAGGTTGCTGAATGAACATGAGCTcagtcctggcagtgccagagagcaggcacagccccgTGCTGCAGTGTGAGCCCACTGCCCAcaccttccctgcttttctgtcaGGATTGCCCCCATTTGGCTCCTTTTAACAGCAGTACCAGTTACAATAGCCACCAGCATGGCCCTGTACATCTCTAAGCACCTCTGTTTTTTCCAGATGCTGTATTACGTGAAAGATATCCCAGCGACTCTCCAGTATTTCCACAGCCTCCTGGAATCGCAGGGGAAGCTCCTCATCATCCTGGTGTCAGGTGAGAGCTgctccaccagcactgctcagtcAGGAAAGGGCTGGGGGGACCCTTGGGGttcctgtgtgcagcacagacCATCCCCTGAAACCTGCACACTGTCTGTGCTTTCATGGGTTGTAAGAACAAGGATTTACGAGCCAAAACCCCCAAGGTCATGGGCACAAAACACCTTTCTGTGCCCTTCCCcgtgcccaggctgtgcagtgatgggtggcagcagggccctgcagcaggagaggctccatcctgcagctcccacacacaggagccctgcagcctgtgcttttGCTGGAAAAGGCcctccaggctgggcactgcGTTTCTCTCTCCCAGACACTTGTGGCATTAAGCAAACGGCTCTGGCGGGGCTCGGGGGTGCCATACAGCAGGTGTTGGAGCACATAtggttcattttcttttccaactgCCCATTTCCTTAATATCATCATTCTGGGGACAAAACAGTGTTCTCAGGCTGTTTCagatcccagggatgctctgtggtcaatccagcaggaaaatgttgGAGCAGAGTGAATGACAACTTTTTAATACTGTGGGCAAGGTATGCCAGAGACAGTGTGGTGGTGGAGTCTAGTTTGACTCTAGAAAGCCTTTAATTTGCCTCAAAAGCTGTGGAAATTTCAGCTGTGTAAACAGTCACATCTAACAACTCTGAAAGGTATGTTAAGCATTATTTGTTCAGAGGTTTAAGCTTAATTTCTCATCATCTGCAAACGTGATGAAgttccttttaattttgttcatgAAGGATCCACTATGAAGTGACACTTCTGACCTGAATTTATTCAGctactttttttctccaaatgttTTAGGTCTGAAgtgttttcaaagcagtttACAACaagaaatctgtatttaaaatgatttttaaataacctGTTCATATTCTTTGGCTGAACAAGAATAGATCGTAATATCAAACTATTGCTGATTACCTGCATACAGTTAATTAAAACTCTTTTCCAGTTGCTTAACCTGTCCCTTTGGATATTCATAAGATGTGAATACAGGAAATAATGTGTGCctattcaaaattaaaatgattaaAGTTCTGAGTTCAAGAAAAGTATTTGAAGTCCTCTCTGGGCCAGATGACTCTGTGTTTTCTGATAGAGCAGAAATTGctgggggcaaaaaaaaaaatgggggagaggagcaggactCGGAatagcagagaggaaaggaagggaaaaaccttaaggaaaacaaatgaatagagaggggaaggaagcaGTGCCATGAAAATGAGTGCTGAAGCAAAAGGAGTTACTGAAAGATGATCAGAACAGGGCTCATTTCACAAAAGGTAATGTCATCTCACGCAAACACAGAGGGTGTGTTAATGAAAggccagcctgggagcagggctggtggcaggacagggcaggggtcactcgGGGAGGCTGCGATCCCCCCTGTCCCgggagcaggatgtgcagggctggggatcaTCCCCCTGCCCCgggagcaggatgtgcagggagGGGGATGATCCCCCTGCCCCgggagcaggatgtgcagggagGGGGATGATCCCCCTGCCCCgggagcaggatgtgcagggagGGGGATGATCCCCCTGCCCCgggagcaggatgtgcagggagGGGGATGATCCCCCTGCCCCgggagcaggatgtgcagggagGGGGATGATCCGTCCTCCTGCCCCgggagcaggatgtgcagggctggggatgatCCCCCTGCCCCgggagcaggatgtgcagggagGGGGATGATCCCCCTGCCCCgggagcaggatgtgcagggagGGGGATGATCCCCCTGCCCCgggagcaggatgtgcagggagGGGGATGATCCCCCTGCCCCgggagcaggatgtgcagggagGGGGATGATCCCCCTGCCCCgggagcaggatgtgcagggagGGGGATGATCCCCCTGCCCCgggagcaggatgtgcagggagGGGGATGATCCCCCTGCCCCgggagcaggatgtgcagggagGGGGATGATCCCCCTGCCCCgggagcaggatgtgcagggagGGGGATGATCCCCCTGCCCCgggagcaggatgtgcagggatggggatggtcCCCCTGCCCCgggagcaggatgtgcagggctggggatcatctccctgccccgggagcaggatgtgcagggctggggatcatctccctgccccgggagcaggatgtgcagggctggggatcatctccctgccccgggagcaggatgtgcagggctggggatcatctccctgccccgggagcaggatgtgcagggctggggatcatctccctgccccgggagcaggatgtgcagggctggggatcatctccctgccccgggagcaggatgtgcagggctggggatcatctccctgccccgggagcaggatgtgcagggctggggatcatctccctgccccgggagcaggatgtgcagggctggggatcatctccctgccccgggagcaggatgtgcagggctggggatcatctccctgccccgggagcaggatgtgcagggctggggatcatctccctgccccgggagcaggatgtgcagggctggggatggtccCCTTGTCCCgggagcaggatgtgcagggctggggatgcgCTGCCACCGCCTCGCAAACAAAAGCAGAGCCATATGCTGAGCCTTCCGAGAGCCATTATCCTAATGCTGCGTTCAGGTAGGGGATAATTGTCTGCTCAGAGATGGCACTGATTCACACAACACTGACACCAGCACATTTCCTGCAATTAGTGCTCTGCATTCAATTTCCACCaggtgaaagaaaatgttgtaGCCTCTCTTCTAAACACCAAACTGTTTGTTTGACTATAAGTAACAGTTTGGAGACAAAGAAACCGCAAAACCATGAGTATCTGGTTTTAATACCTTGGGAGAATTATTGTTACAACTTTCAAGAGCTGCTCATTAGGCTCAAAGTTATTTTTGTCCTGTCCAGTCTGAGTAATCCTTCTAAAAATGATTTACAGTAGAAACAAACCATGAGTATCTGGTTTTAATACCTTGAGAGAATTATTGTTATAACTTTCAAGAGCTGCTCATTAGGCTCAAAGTAAAACCATGAGTATCTGGTTTTAATACCTTGGGAGAATTATTGTTACAACTTTCAAGAGCTGCTCATTAGGCTCAAAGTTATTTTTGTCCTGTCCAGTCTGAGTAATCCTTCTAAAAATGATTTACAGTAGAAATACCGAATCAAAGATCCAGGCTGGGGGAAAACACAGATGTGAAGATATGTGCGGGGACTTTTGAACTTACCCAGCTGGTTTGCTTTATAAAACGTCTCTTGAGAACAGGTACACAAGTGGTCTCAGCTGGAGGCTCAAGGAGGGTGCTGGAGCTCCGGGGTTGGTGCCACCCACTCCTGCAGCCCCCGAAGCTGAGAACAGAAGCCGGGAGGCAGCACCGTGCCCCAAGACAGCTCTGGAAAGATCCCACATGCAATGCTGCCAGCTGCTAAAAATCCTGCTTTCAAATAGCGTTTCTCCTAAGTCTGAGTGTTTTCCTGGTGGTTTATCTCTTAGGAAAGAGCGGCTGGGAAACGCTGTGGAGGAAGCATGCATCCTCCTTCCCTTTGGAAGgtttttgctcttttatttcctctggtGATTTGCCAAGGATGCTGGATTCAGCTGGGATGAAGTACCAGCTCTACGAGCTCCCATCTCACCTGGACATAACGAGCTGCTTCATTGAAGGGGACAAAGATGGGGAGCTTTTGCTGGATTTCCTGACAGAAACAATTGACTTTACTAAAACTGCCCCTCCTGAACTAAAGCGTCAGGTAATGGAAGAGCTAAGAAAGCCTGGGTGCAGTGAAAGCAGAGATGGGAAGGTGTTTTTCAACAGCAGCCTGGGTGTAATAGTGATTGAGCCATGAGTTAACCTCTTCTTGATCCAAAGCAGAGAGATACAAAATGTTAATagctgaaatacattttttttatcttttataaaTGGCTTAATTTACTTCAGCACTGATAATAATTTTTGGAGCTTGTTAAGAAATCAGTATTGACATCTGTTGTTTTAAGTGAGCTTTAATACTTGATTAATTCTACATTAATCTATGAATGTGCAACTCACTAGGCAGTAAATTGTGCTTTATCATACAGATGTTGTGTAATCAGCTATAACTCAGACCATCCACTCAGGCACTGCAGAAACCCAACCATTTCCTAAGGAATAACCCAAAACTACACACGGTTCCACCATCTTCATTCAAAAACTCTCTACAGCCCAAATAAGCAAATTGCAATTTCTTGGTGCAGCTGGCAGGAGTGCAGCCTCAGAATTACCAGCCATTGGGTGGGTCTTTGATGGGATTTCCTGAGCTTGTGACTTCAAGATCTCATGCTGCAGCTACTGTGAAAGTGGCCTGCATGGTCAGTGgttgcctgctcctgcctctgcaggcaTCTGCATTTAATGGCACTGCttcacatttctgtatttttactttgtgATCTGCAGAGCTATTTGTGTGCCGGGTCCATAGTGGCAATACAAGAGGGGAGCAAGGGAAGATGGTTAAGGGTTGGTAACAACTGTCCTGGAGAGGTGGGTTTCAGTGGTGAGTCCTGATGCAGAGTCTTTGTT
This genomic window contains:
- the LOC101817812 gene encoding histamine N-methyltransferase-like yields the protein MAAAMRNLLADLDRYAQAFRVFLERSTEHQSMQQFVEKQLPEVIASIGNGKSTINVLSIGSGAGEMDLQILSKIRARYPGVTINNEVIEPSASQISKYKELVAQASNLENIKFTWHKETANEYESRMNAEKKTKKWDFVHMIQMLYYVKDIPATLQYFHSLLESQGKLLIILVSGKSGWETLWRKHASSFPLEGFCSFISSGDLPRMLDSAGMKYQLYELPSHLDITSCFIEGDKDGELLLDFLTETIDFTKTAPPELKRQVMEELRKPGCSESRDGKVFFNSSLGVIVIEP